The following coding sequences are from one Mustela lutreola isolate mMusLut2 chromosome 5, mMusLut2.pri, whole genome shotgun sequence window:
- the GUK1 gene encoding guanylate kinase isoform X3: protein MAGPRPVVLSGPSGAGKSTLLKRLLQEHGSVFGFSVSHTTRDPRPGEENGKEVKPQLALLADYYFVTREVMQRDIAAGDFIEHAEFSGNLYGTSKAAVRAVQAMNRICVLDVDLQGVRNIKKTDLRPIYIFVQPPSLDVLEQRLRQRNTETEESLAKRLAAARVDMESSKEQGLFDLVIINDNLDTAYRTLEEALSEEIKNVQRTSCS, encoded by the exons ATGGCAGGACCACGACCTGTCGTGCTGAGTGGACCCTCAGGGGCCGGGAAGAGCACCCTGCTCAAGAGACTCCTGCAGGAGCATGGCAGTGTCTTCGGGTTCAGCGTGTCTC ATACCACGCGGGACCCGCGGCCTGGAGAAGAGAACGGCAAAG AGGTCAAGCCTCAGCTGGCCCTCCTTGCAGATTACTACTTCGTGACCAGAGAAGTGATGCAACGGGACATCGCCGCGGGTGACTTCATTGAGCATGCCGAGTTCTCGGGGAACCTGTATGGGACTAG CAAAGCAGCTGTGCGGGCTGTGCAGGCCATGAACCGTATCTGCGTGCTGGACGTGGACCTGCAGGGCGTGCGTAACATCAAGAAGACGGACCTACGGCCCATCTACATCTTCGTGCAGCCGCCCTCACTGGACgtcttg GAGCAGCGGCTGCGGCAGCGCAACACGGAAACAGAGGAGAGCTTGGCCAAGCGTCTGGCTGCTGCTCGGGTGGACATGGAGAGCA gcaaggagcagggcCTCTTCGACCTGGTCATCATCAACGACAACCTGGACACGGCCTACCGGACCTTGGAGGAGGCGCTCTCCGAG GAAATCAAGAACGTTCAGAGGACCAGCTGCTCCTGA
- the MRPL55 gene encoding large ribosomal subunit protein mL55 isoform X3, translated as MAAVGRLLGLLRQPVLTRYALVHARLHTSSWQADSNRASLTRVHRQAYARLYPVLLVKQDGSTIHIRYREPRRMLEMPVDLDTLSPEERRARFRKREAQLRKKEKEEPELSDDFDMEQYKRFWTKK; from the exons ATGGCCGCCGTGGGCAGGCTGCTTGG ccTGCTGCGGCAGCCCGTGTTGACAAGGTATGCTCTGGTGCATGCCCGCCTACATACATCCTCCTGGCAGGCCGACAGCAACAGGGCCTCGCTCACACGTGTGCACCGACAAGCCTATGCACGCCTCTACCCCGTGCTCCTGGTCAAGCAGGACGGCTCCACCATCCACATCCGCTACCGGGAGCCACGACGAATGCTTGAG ATGCCTGTGGACCTGGACACCCTGTCCCCAGAGGAGAGGAGGGCACGGTTCCGGAAACGGGAGGCCCAGCTccgaaagaaagagaaggaggagccaGAGCTCAGTGATGACTTTGACATGGAGCAGTACAAGCGGTTTTGGACAAAAAAGTGA
- the GUK1 gene encoding guanylate kinase isoform X2, producing MLRRPLAGLAAAALGRVSTDGMAGPRPVVLSGPSGAGKSTLLKRLLQEHGSVFGFSVSHTTRDPRPGEENGKDYYFVTREVMQRDIAAGDFIEHAEFSGNLYGTSKAAVRAVQAMNRICVLDVDLQGVRNIKKTDLRPIYIFVQPPSLDVLEQRLRQRNTETEESLAKRLAAARVDMESSKEQGLFDLVIINDNLDTAYRTLEEALSEEIKNVQRTSCS from the exons ATGCTGCGACGCCCGCTGGCCGGGCTGGCGGCGGCCGCCTTAGGCCGGGTCTCCACGGATG GGATGGCAGGACCACGACCTGTCGTGCTGAGTGGACCCTCAGGGGCCGGGAAGAGCACCCTGCTCAAGAGACTCCTGCAGGAGCATGGCAGTGTCTTCGGGTTCAGCGTGTCTC ATACCACGCGGGACCCGCGGCCTGGAGAAGAGAACGGCAAAG ATTACTACTTCGTGACCAGAGAAGTGATGCAACGGGACATCGCCGCGGGTGACTTCATTGAGCATGCCGAGTTCTCGGGGAACCTGTATGGGACTAG CAAAGCAGCTGTGCGGGCTGTGCAGGCCATGAACCGTATCTGCGTGCTGGACGTGGACCTGCAGGGCGTGCGTAACATCAAGAAGACGGACCTACGGCCCATCTACATCTTCGTGCAGCCGCCCTCACTGGACgtcttg GAGCAGCGGCTGCGGCAGCGCAACACGGAAACAGAGGAGAGCTTGGCCAAGCGTCTGGCTGCTGCTCGGGTGGACATGGAGAGCA gcaaggagcagggcCTCTTCGACCTGGTCATCATCAACGACAACCTGGACACGGCCTACCGGACCTTGGAGGAGGCGCTCTCCGAG GAAATCAAGAACGTTCAGAGGACCAGCTGCTCCTGA
- the GUK1 gene encoding guanylate kinase isoform X1, whose protein sequence is MLRRPLAGLAAAALGRVSTDGMAGPRPVVLSGPSGAGKSTLLKRLLQEHGSVFGFSVSHTTRDPRPGEENGKEVKPQLALLADYYFVTREVMQRDIAAGDFIEHAEFSGNLYGTSKAAVRAVQAMNRICVLDVDLQGVRNIKKTDLRPIYIFVQPPSLDVLEQRLRQRNTETEESLAKRLAAARVDMESSKEQGLFDLVIINDNLDTAYRTLEEALSEEIKNVQRTSCS, encoded by the exons ATGCTGCGACGCCCGCTGGCCGGGCTGGCGGCGGCCGCCTTAGGCCGGGTCTCCACGGATG GGATGGCAGGACCACGACCTGTCGTGCTGAGTGGACCCTCAGGGGCCGGGAAGAGCACCCTGCTCAAGAGACTCCTGCAGGAGCATGGCAGTGTCTTCGGGTTCAGCGTGTCTC ATACCACGCGGGACCCGCGGCCTGGAGAAGAGAACGGCAAAG AGGTCAAGCCTCAGCTGGCCCTCCTTGCAGATTACTACTTCGTGACCAGAGAAGTGATGCAACGGGACATCGCCGCGGGTGACTTCATTGAGCATGCCGAGTTCTCGGGGAACCTGTATGGGACTAG CAAAGCAGCTGTGCGGGCTGTGCAGGCCATGAACCGTATCTGCGTGCTGGACGTGGACCTGCAGGGCGTGCGTAACATCAAGAAGACGGACCTACGGCCCATCTACATCTTCGTGCAGCCGCCCTCACTGGACgtcttg GAGCAGCGGCTGCGGCAGCGCAACACGGAAACAGAGGAGAGCTTGGCCAAGCGTCTGGCTGCTGCTCGGGTGGACATGGAGAGCA gcaaggagcagggcCTCTTCGACCTGGTCATCATCAACGACAACCTGGACACGGCCTACCGGACCTTGGAGGAGGCGCTCTCCGAG GAAATCAAGAACGTTCAGAGGACCAGCTGCTCCTGA
- the GJC2 gene encoding gap junction gamma-2 protein, translated as MTNMSWSFLTRLLEEIHNHSTFVGKVWLTVLVVFRIVLTAVGGESIYSDEQTKFTCNTRQPGCDNVCYDAFAPLSHVRFWVFQIVVISTPSVMYLGYAVHRLARASEDERRRAPRRRPGPGRRPARAPLPLPPPPHPGWPETAGLGEEEPMLGLGEEDEDAGVADGLGEEAQAEDAGMAKGAGADGKAAGAPGPAGQHDGRRRIQREGLMRVYVAQLVARAAFEVAFLVGQYLLYGFEVRPFFACSRQPCPHVVDCFVSRPTEKTIFLLVMYVVSCLCLLLNLCEMAHLGLGSAQDAVRGRRPPAGAPGPAPRAPPGTLPASPAGLACPPDYSLVVRAAERARSHDQDLASLALQALREGHAMGDRDSPPCPGLPAAARGPPLAGAPASGSGSATSGGTGPGGGQARPGSKPRAGSEKGSASSREGKTTVWI; from the coding sequence ATGACCAACATGAGCTGGAGCTTCCTGACGCGGCTGCTGGAGGAGATCCACAACCACTCCACGTTCGTGGGCAAAGTGTGGCTCACCGTGCTGGTGGTCTTCCGCATCGTGCTCACGGCCGTGGGTGGGGAGTCCATCTACTCAGACGAGCAGACCAAATTCACGTGCAACACGCGGCAGCCGGGCTGCGACAACGTGTGCTACGACGCCTTCGCGCCCCTGTCGCACGTGCGCTTCTGGGTCTTCCAGATCGTGGTCATCTCCACGCCGTCCGTCATGTACCTGGGCTACGCCGTGCACCGCCTGGCGCGCGCCTCGGAGGACGAGCGCCGCCGCGCGCCTCGCCGCCGCCCGGGCCCTGGACGCCGGCCTGCCCGCGCgcctctgccactgcccccaCCGCCGCACCCTGGCTGGCCCGAGACCGCCGGCCTGGGCGAGGAGGAGCCCATGCTGGGCCTGGGCGAGGAGGACGAGGACGCGGGGGTGGCCGACGGCCTAGGCGAGGAGGCCCAGGCGGAGGACGCGGGCATGGCCAAGGGCGCGGGCGCTGACGGCAAGGCTGCGGGGGCCCCGGGTCCGGCCGGGCAGCACGACGGGCGGCGGCGCATCCAGCGCGAGGGCCTGATGCGCGTGTACGTGGCCCAGCTGGTGGCGCGGGCTGCCTTTGAGGTGGCCTTCCTGGTGGGCCAGTACCTGCTGTACGGCTTTGAGGTCCGGCCCTTCTTCGCGTGCAGTCGCCAGCCCTGCCCGCACGTGGTCGACTGCTTCGTGTCCCGGCCCACGGAGAAGACCATCTTCCTGCTGGTCATGTACGTGGtcagctgcctctgcctgctgctcaacCTGTGCGAGATGGCGCACCTCGGCCTGGGCAGCGCGCAGGACGCGGTGCGCGGCCGCCGGCCGCCGGCTGGCGCTCCGGGCCCAGCGCCCCGTGCGCCGCCCGGCACGCTGCCCGCCTCACCCGCCGGCCTCGCCTGCCCCCCGGACTACAGCCTGGTGGTGCGCGCAGCTGAGCGCGCGCGCTCGCACGACCAGGACCTGGCCAGCCTGGCGCTGCAGGCGCTGCGAGAGGGGCATGCGATGGGTGACCGCGACAGCCCGCCGTGCCCCGGCCTCCCTGCGGCTGCTCGGGGGCCCCCACTGGCTGGCGCCCCCGCCTCCGGCTCAGGCAGTGCCACGTCGGGGGGCACGGGCCCAGGCGGGGGCCAGGCCAGGCCGGGCTCCAAGCCCAGGGCGGGCTCAGAGAAGGGCAGTGCCAGCAGCAGGGAAGGCAAGACCACCGTGTGGATCTGA
- the MRPL55 gene encoding large ribosomal subunit protein mL55 isoform X2: MAAVGRLLGIDSGTSDSSGTSQQTGLLQLPQRSLPWGRSCSDQAPLHLLRQPVLTRYALVHARLHTSSWQADSNRASLTRVHRQAYARLYPVLLVKQDGSTIHIRYREPRRMLEMPVDLDTLSPEERRARFRKREAQLRKKEKEEPELSDDFDMEQYKRFWTKK; this comes from the exons ATGGCCGCCGTGGGCAGGCTGCTTGG AATCGACTCAGGCACCAGTGACAGCTCCGGGACTTCCCAGCAAACAGG TCTCCTGCAGTTGCCCCAGCGGTCTCTTCCATGGGGCAGAAGCTGTTCTGACCAGGCCCCACTGCA ccTGCTGCGGCAGCCCGTGTTGACAAGGTATGCTCTGGTGCATGCCCGCCTACATACATCCTCCTGGCAGGCCGACAGCAACAGGGCCTCGCTCACACGTGTGCACCGACAAGCCTATGCACGCCTCTACCCCGTGCTCCTGGTCAAGCAGGACGGCTCCACCATCCACATCCGCTACCGGGAGCCACGACGAATGCTTGAG ATGCCTGTGGACCTGGACACCCTGTCCCCAGAGGAGAGGAGGGCACGGTTCCGGAAACGGGAGGCCCAGCTccgaaagaaagagaaggaggagccaGAGCTCAGTGATGACTTTGACATGGAGCAGTACAAGCGGTTTTGGACAAAAAAGTGA
- the MRPL55 gene encoding large ribosomal subunit protein mL55 isoform X1 — MAAVGRLLGIDSGTSDSSGTSQQTGCVLPGRTAESGIPHTPSLGHRGCWEVQGVEGTPPSLLQLPQRSLPWGRSCSDQAPLHLLRQPVLTRYALVHARLHTSSWQADSNRASLTRVHRQAYARLYPVLLVKQDGSTIHIRYREPRRMLEMPVDLDTLSPEERRARFRKREAQLRKKEKEEPELSDDFDMEQYKRFWTKK; from the exons ATGGCCGCCGTGGGCAGGCTGCTTGG AATCGACTCAGGCACCAGTGACAGCTCCGGGACTTCCCAGCAAACAGGGTGTGTTCTTCCTGGTAGGACAGCAGAGTCTGGTATCCCACACACACCCTCACTCGGTCATAGGGGTTGCTGGGAAGTGCAGGGTGTGGAGGGAACACCCCCAAG TCTCCTGCAGTTGCCCCAGCGGTCTCTTCCATGGGGCAGAAGCTGTTCTGACCAGGCCCCACTGCA ccTGCTGCGGCAGCCCGTGTTGACAAGGTATGCTCTGGTGCATGCCCGCCTACATACATCCTCCTGGCAGGCCGACAGCAACAGGGCCTCGCTCACACGTGTGCACCGACAAGCCTATGCACGCCTCTACCCCGTGCTCCTGGTCAAGCAGGACGGCTCCACCATCCACATCCGCTACCGGGAGCCACGACGAATGCTTGAG ATGCCTGTGGACCTGGACACCCTGTCCCCAGAGGAGAGGAGGGCACGGTTCCGGAAACGGGAGGCCCAGCTccgaaagaaagagaaggaggagccaGAGCTCAGTGATGACTTTGACATGGAGCAGTACAAGCGGTTTTGGACAAAAAAGTGA